A genomic region of Rhipicephalus sanguineus isolate Rsan-2018 chromosome 3, BIME_Rsan_1.4, whole genome shotgun sequence contains the following coding sequences:
- the LOC119384991 gene encoding cytochrome b-c1 complex subunit 6, mitochondrial, which translates to MSKAKKADTSSDEDLVDPLETLRAECRANDKCVAFSHKLDECNERVGSRSQTFETCVEELFDFLHCVDHCASKNVFKKLK; encoded by the coding sequence ATGAGCAAGGCGAAGAAGGCCGACACTTCTTCCGACGAAGACCTGGTGGATCCGCTGGAGACGCTGCGAGCTGAGTGCCGTGCCAATGACAAGTGCGTCGCCTTCAGCCACAAGCTGGACGAGTGCAACGAGCGCGTCGGCAGTCGCTCACAGACGTTCGAGACGTGCGTTGAGGAACTGTTCGATTTCCTGCACTGCGTTGACCACTGTGCTTCCAAGAACGTCTTCAAGAAGCTCAAGTAG